A single window of Acidimicrobiales bacterium DNA harbors:
- a CDS encoding ATPase, translated as MTGVTELSRRWTTLGAREVGHLLKLVATWDVLADLCFSDLLLWAAADRYAAGASATGPDMERFVVLAHVRPMTAPTIYTADVTGRVWAASEHEVVARAYSSHEIVDGEIDHPTLREPVRVLAIPVAVAPGKVIGVLTRESVSSVARRQGELERTYQDVFRRFAEMIARGEFPYQGEVPEPGLALRVGDGLLLLDEEGRVEFASPNAVSTLVHLGVSGSYEGLRLSQLGIEDWFVKRAMAEGTSIVTAEIEPSHGTTVLARCLPLLGPTGVTGAVVLMRDISELRVRDRLLVSKDATIREIHHRVKNNLQTISSLLRLQARRLNSKEAKAALEESVRRIRTIALVHETLSREQTDDVDFSEVVRSLVRMVRESLVRPESEFEVSVRGEAGRLPAQVATPLAVVLTELLQNVVDHAYPEEMEIPPRAHVEIMRDEKKVVMVVRDRGVGVPEGFSAETTAGLGLQIVKALIVTELGGSLQISRSEPADAGEDGSGPGTVVRAEVPLTEPDAARSGVG; from the coding sequence TTGACCGGTGTCACCGAGCTCTCCCGCCGGTGGACGACCTTGGGGGCGCGCGAAGTCGGACATCTCCTGAAGCTCGTCGCGACGTGGGACGTCCTGGCCGACCTGTGCTTCTCCGACCTCCTCCTGTGGGCCGCCGCCGACCGGTACGCGGCGGGGGCATCTGCGACGGGTCCCGACATGGAGCGATTTGTGGTGCTGGCTCATGTGCGGCCCATGACGGCGCCGACGATCTACACAGCCGACGTGACCGGGCGCGTGTGGGCGGCGAGCGAACACGAGGTCGTGGCGAGGGCATATTCGTCTCACGAGATCGTCGACGGTGAGATCGATCACCCCACTCTGCGCGAACCCGTGAGAGTCCTGGCGATACCGGTGGCCGTGGCGCCGGGGAAGGTGATCGGAGTGCTGACACGGGAGTCCGTGTCCTCGGTCGCCCGCCGACAGGGCGAACTGGAGCGCACGTATCAGGACGTGTTCAGGCGGTTCGCCGAGATGATCGCGAGGGGCGAGTTTCCCTACCAGGGAGAGGTGCCCGAACCAGGACTGGCGCTGAGGGTGGGGGACGGTCTCCTACTCCTCGACGAGGAGGGACGCGTCGAGTTCGCGTCACCAAATGCGGTTTCGACGCTCGTGCACCTGGGCGTGAGCGGCTCCTACGAAGGTCTTCGTCTCAGCCAGTTGGGCATAGAAGACTGGTTCGTAAAGCGCGCCATGGCGGAGGGCACCTCGATAGTCACCGCAGAGATCGAGCCCTCGCACGGGACCACGGTGCTGGCGAGGTGCCTGCCACTCCTCGGGCCCACCGGAGTGACAGGCGCCGTGGTGCTCATGCGGGACATATCCGAGCTGCGCGTGCGGGACCGTCTGTTGGTTTCGAAGGACGCGACCATCCGCGAGATTCACCATCGGGTGAAGAACAACCTCCAGACCATCTCTTCTCTTTTGCGACTGCAGGCGCGGCGGCTCAACTCGAAGGAGGCCAAGGCCGCATTGGAGGAGTCGGTTCGTCGGATTCGCACGATCGCGCTCGTCCACGAAACGCTCTCCAGAGAACAGACAGACGACGTCGACTTCTCCGAGGTTGTGAGGTCCCTCGTCCGGATGGTCCGCGAGAGCCTCGTCAGGCCGGAGAGCGAGTTCGAAGTCTCCGTACGAGGTGAGGCCGGCCGGCTCCCTGCTCAGGTCGCGACGCCTCTCGCCGTGGTTCTCACGGAACTCCTCCAGAACGTCGTGGACCATGCGTACCCCGAAGAGATGGAGATCCCACCGCGGGCTCACGTCGAGATCATGCGTGACGAGAAGAAGGTGGTGATGGTCGTGCGCGATCGAGGTGTGGGCGTGCCCGAGGGTTTCTCCGCGGAGACGACGGCCGGGCTCGGACTTCAGATCGTCAAGGCCCTGATCGTCACCGAACTCGGCGGGAGCCTGCAGATCTCGAGATCCGAACCAGCCGACGCAGGCGAGGATGGCAGCGGTCCGGGAACGGTCGTCCGTGCAGAAGTCCCGTTGACGGAACCGGATGCCGCCCGCTCGGGTGTGGGATGA
- a CDS encoding cytochrome c biogenesis protein CcmF — MNAAVGSAGIALALAACILGAGASLLGTVRGRPQLLARSRVYAWVILASTAVAVAAMERALITRDFTVKYVAEHGSTKTPPLFNVATLWASLEGSILLWALVLAGYLVAMVTKFRSRLGDPMIGWATFVVFSVATFFFALMAGPADPFVPFDPPPGYDGPGPNPLLQNHVLMAFHPPMLYLGYVGFTVPFAFATAALITGRLGEGWLVDVRRWTLVAWSFLTAGILFGAWWSYEVLGWGGYWAWDPVENASLLPWLTATAYLHSVMVQERRGLLRVWNLSLLSATFALTILGTFITRSGVLESVHSFTESDVGPWFLALLGLSIFVPLSLIAWRGDVLRSGARRLAPLSREGAFLYNNLLFAAFALVVFVGTVFPLVVEALTGDRISVGVPYFDRMSAPIGMGILLSMAVAPVMPWRAAPIRVLADRLHWPAWAGTITLVLAVVIGERSPWVVSAYGLAVFAGASAARQLWLAVSARGVKGLAGRTGGGMISHLGLAMVGLALVASRVHLRSAEIELRPGDRVQVAGHEIRYVRPEFLAFTNRTEARALVTVDGDGPYTPAVVRFDNAGASVGRPSVRVGLLEDVQLSLFQAPGDDGSIGLRVVVQPLILLLWVGGGVTVLGGLLAAVPSRERREKTPNDQMQDEASPRQEGEPTGVAVGGTR; from the coding sequence ATGAACGCCGCCGTCGGTTCTGCGGGGATCGCGCTCGCGTTGGCCGCCTGCATCCTCGGGGCAGGGGCGTCACTGCTCGGAACGGTCCGCGGCAGGCCGCAGCTGCTGGCCCGCTCGCGCGTATACGCGTGGGTGATCCTGGCATCCACCGCCGTCGCCGTGGCGGCGATGGAGCGCGCACTCATAACCAGGGACTTCACCGTGAAGTATGTGGCGGAGCACGGTTCGACCAAGACGCCTCCGTTGTTCAACGTCGCGACGTTGTGGGCGTCGTTGGAGGGCTCGATTCTCCTTTGGGCACTCGTGCTGGCGGGCTACCTGGTCGCCATGGTCACAAAGTTCCGGTCACGCCTGGGCGACCCGATGATCGGTTGGGCCACCTTCGTCGTCTTCTCGGTGGCGACCTTCTTCTTTGCGCTTATGGCCGGTCCGGCCGATCCGTTCGTTCCGTTCGACCCTCCGCCCGGCTACGACGGGCCCGGCCCCAACCCGTTGCTGCAGAACCACGTGCTGATGGCTTTCCATCCGCCGATGCTCTACCTCGGCTACGTCGGGTTCACCGTCCCGTTCGCCTTCGCCACGGCTGCGTTGATCACCGGCCGGCTCGGCGAAGGCTGGCTGGTGGACGTGCGCCGGTGGACGCTGGTCGCCTGGTCGTTCCTCACCGCGGGCATTCTCTTTGGGGCCTGGTGGTCATACGAGGTGCTCGGATGGGGTGGCTACTGGGCGTGGGACCCCGTCGAGAACGCCTCTCTGCTCCCCTGGCTCACTGCGACCGCGTACCTGCACTCGGTGATGGTGCAGGAGCGGCGTGGGCTTCTCAGAGTCTGGAACCTCTCTCTGCTCTCCGCGACGTTCGCTCTCACCATCCTCGGCACGTTCATCACGCGTTCCGGCGTGCTCGAGTCGGTCCACTCGTTCACGGAATCCGATGTGGGTCCGTGGTTCCTCGCCTTGCTGGGTCTGTCTATCTTCGTGCCGCTATCGCTCATCGCGTGGCGAGGAGACGTGTTGAGGTCCGGAGCGCGACGTCTGGCTCCACTCTCGCGGGAGGGTGCGTTCTTGTACAACAACCTCCTGTTCGCCGCGTTCGCTCTCGTCGTGTTCGTCGGGACCGTGTTTCCTCTCGTGGTCGAGGCGCTCACCGGCGATCGCATCTCGGTGGGCGTCCCGTACTTCGATCGGATGTCTGCCCCGATCGGGATGGGAATCCTCCTGTCGATGGCGGTCGCTCCCGTGATGCCGTGGAGGGCGGCGCCGATCAGAGTTCTGGCGGATCGGCTCCACTGGCCTGCCTGGGCGGGGACGATCACGCTCGTGCTGGCCGTCGTGATCGGCGAGAGGAGCCCGTGGGTCGTGTCGGCATACGGCCTGGCGGTGTTCGCTGGAGCTTCGGCAGCCCGACAGCTTTGGCTCGCCGTCTCTGCCAGAGGCGTCAAGGGCCTGGCGGGGAGGACCGGCGGCGGGATGATCTCCCATCTCGGCCTTGCGATGGTCGGCCTGGCACTCGTGGCCAGCCGCGTCCACCTACGGTCGGCCGAGATCGAGCTCCGCCCAGGCGACAGGGTGCAGGTGGCGGGCCACGAGATCAGATATGTGAGGCCCGAGTTCCTGGCCTTTACCAACCGGACGGAGGCCCGGGCTCTGGTGACCGTAGACGGAGACGGTCCGTACACGCCTGCGGTCGTCCGCTTCGACAACGCGGGCGCGTCTGTCGGGCGACCGTCGGTGCGTGTCGGCCTGCTGGAGGACGTGCAACTTTCGCTGTTCCAGGCACCGGGAGACGACGGCTCGATCGGTCTTCGAGTGGTGGTGCAACCGCTCATACTCCTCTTGTGGGTCGGGGGAGGCGTCACCGTCCTCGGAGGGCTGCTGGCTGCCGTCCCCTCCCGCGAGCGGAGGGAGAAGACACCGAACGATCAGATGCAGGATGAGGCGAGCCCGCGGCAGGAGGGGGAGCCGACCGGAGTGGCGGTGGGAGGCACTCGTTGA
- a CDS encoding anion transporter — protein sequence MAGLERLLASREIVLSCGSGGVGKTTVAAAAGAMAAAHLGGRVLVLTVDPARRLANALGLEQFGNTEVRIEDASWKAAGLRPRGELWAAMLDMKQSWDDLVRKHAPDAVTRDKILQNPLYQNIAGKFVHGHDYIAMERLYEIHSSGRYDLIVVDTPPTRNAIDFLSAPERMADFFSSRLLRWLIAPYKSRIYTAVSRPFYELADRILGSQFLRDIADFFMLFQEMHPGFVERAEAVRRTLEDRRTSFLVVTTLEPAPAREAEFFLSELRRRGYSVGALVFNKVLPEYFRDPEAASVAEALVERAGELAAEFAEDGVCETSTVARVLTEIGESFLNYRVVASREADQKSLLTSSSPDLVLDIPHLDEDVVDLAGLLRVGESLWEGDA from the coding sequence ATGGCAGGTCTAGAGCGCCTCTTGGCATCCAGGGAGATCGTCCTGAGCTGCGGATCGGGTGGGGTGGGGAAGACCACCGTCGCAGCGGCGGCGGGTGCGATGGCGGCGGCTCATCTCGGAGGGCGAGTACTGGTTCTGACCGTGGATCCCGCGCGGCGGCTCGCCAACGCCCTCGGCCTGGAGCAGTTCGGCAACACCGAGGTGCGGATCGAAGACGCGTCTTGGAAGGCGGCGGGGCTTCGGCCGCGTGGGGAGCTGTGGGCTGCCATGCTGGACATGAAGCAGTCCTGGGACGATCTCGTACGCAAGCACGCACCCGACGCGGTCACTCGTGACAAGATCCTCCAGAACCCGCTGTACCAGAACATCGCAGGGAAGTTCGTCCACGGACACGACTACATAGCGATGGAGCGCCTGTACGAGATCCACTCGTCGGGACGGTACGACCTGATCGTCGTCGACACCCCACCCACAAGGAACGCGATCGACTTCCTCAGCGCGCCCGAGCGGATGGCGGACTTCTTCTCGAGCCGACTCCTCAGGTGGCTCATCGCACCGTACAAGTCGAGGATCTACACGGCGGTCTCCCGGCCCTTCTACGAGCTGGCCGATCGGATCTTGGGGAGTCAGTTCCTGCGGGACATCGCCGACTTCTTCATGCTGTTCCAAGAGATGCATCCCGGGTTCGTCGAACGGGCGGAGGCGGTGCGCCGGACGCTGGAGGACCGGAGGACCTCCTTCCTAGTGGTCACCACGCTGGAGCCGGCCCCGGCCCGCGAAGCGGAGTTCTTCCTCTCGGAACTGCGCAGGCGTGGGTATTCGGTCGGTGCACTCGTGTTCAACAAGGTGTTGCCGGAGTATTTCCGCGACCCGGAGGCAGCCTCTGTGGCCGAGGCGCTCGTCGAGAGAGCGGGGGAGCTGGCCGCCGAGTTCGCCGAAGACGGAGTGTGCGAGACCTCGACCGTAGCTCGGGTCCTCACGGAGATCGGAGAGAGCTTCCTCAACTATCGGGTCGTCGCGAGCCGAGAAGCCGATCAGAAGAGTCTCCTGACGTCGTCGTCACCCGACCTGGTGCTCGACATCCCCCACCTCGACGAAGACGTGGTCGACCTGGCAGGACTGTTGCGTGTAGGGGAGTCCCTGTGGGAGGGAGATGCGTGA
- a CDS encoding cysteine desulfurase: MNRWFDAVRGDPSRIHSEGMEARALIEEGREEIAAFLGARSREVVFTSGATESIVTALLGATRGSGHVVTCAVEHSAVLRTCERLPEVTVVGVDPDGRVDPERIADAIRPDTALVSIQWGNHEVATRQPVEEVAAVCRERGVLFHVDAAQAVGHDVVHFGRCGADLLSVSAHKFGGPPGIGALLVRRGLRISPLLVGGDQERARRAGLENGPAILGFAAACGELAGGKLQEEIERQRKLTEHVAEQVLRVEGVRRAGHPGARLSHIVCFLVEDVEPQAILLELDRAGIAVHSGSACSSESIEPSPVLEAMGVDAQRSLRVSVGWCTTEEDVTAFVASFEEAVRRLRKLRTQMYP; this comes from the coding sequence ATGAACCGCTGGTTCGACGCAGTGCGCGGCGACCCCTCTCGCATCCATTCAGAAGGGATGGAAGCGAGAGCGCTCATCGAGGAGGGGCGTGAGGAAATAGCAGCGTTCTTGGGCGCGAGATCCCGCGAGGTGGTCTTCACGTCGGGAGCCACCGAGTCGATAGTGACGGCTCTCCTCGGCGCGACGCGAGGCAGCGGTCACGTAGTCACTTGCGCGGTCGAGCACTCGGCGGTGCTACGGACGTGCGAGAGGCTCCCGGAGGTGACGGTCGTCGGCGTGGACCCAGACGGTCGGGTCGACCCGGAACGTATAGCCGACGCCATTCGCCCCGACACGGCTCTCGTCTCCATCCAATGGGGCAATCACGAGGTGGCCACCAGACAACCTGTAGAAGAGGTCGCTGCCGTCTGTCGCGAACGCGGCGTCCTGTTTCACGTCGATGCCGCCCAGGCGGTGGGGCACGACGTCGTGCACTTCGGCCGCTGCGGAGCGGATCTGCTGTCTGTGAGCGCGCACAAGTTCGGGGGGCCTCCCGGCATAGGGGCGCTCCTCGTCAGACGCGGGCTCCGTATTTCTCCGCTGTTGGTCGGCGGGGACCAGGAGCGGGCTCGTAGGGCGGGGCTGGAGAACGGACCCGCGATCTTGGGCTTCGCCGCCGCGTGTGGGGAACTGGCCGGCGGAAAGCTCCAAGAGGAGATCGAGCGACAGCGGAAGCTCACCGAACACGTCGCCGAGCAGGTTCTCCGAGTAGAGGGAGTGCGCAGAGCCGGACATCCCGGAGCGAGACTGTCGCACATCGTGTGCTTTCTCGTGGAGGACGTAGAGCCTCAGGCCATCCTCCTCGAGCTGGACCGGGCCGGAATTGCCGTTCACTCGGGATCCGCTTGTTCGTCCGAATCCATCGAACCGTCACCCGTGCTCGAGGCGATGGGTGTGGATGCTCAGCGTTCGTTACGGGTGTCGGTGGGATGGTGCACCACCGAAGAAGACGTGACCGCGTTCGTCGCTTCTTTCGAGGAGGCCGTGCGGCGGCTCCGGAAACTCAGGACACAGATGTACCCCTGA
- a CDS encoding ABC transporter ATP-binding protein, which translates to MGAAISLHGAVSVLGGFPALTGVDLEVSHGELVFLQGPNGAGKTTLLRLCAGLAPLTAGEGRVLGLDLSSRGAALRRNVVLVGPQSFLFGELTVAENLEFWKRAMRMADEDLRRAAVPLGLERIPLRARVDKLSTGQRRRVELTLVVARRAPLWLLDEPHAGLDVEGRGVLDELVGRAVDSGATVVVASHDADRGGGLRGRVVRMEGGAVVGDTCDGAASAESVAPSTPRGEW; encoded by the coding sequence ATGGGCGCCGCGATCTCGCTGCACGGGGCCGTGTCGGTTCTCGGTGGTTTCCCGGCACTCACGGGAGTGGACCTCGAGGTCTCGCACGGAGAGCTCGTCTTCCTACAGGGTCCCAACGGAGCCGGCAAGACCACGCTTCTCCGGCTGTGTGCCGGGTTGGCGCCGCTGACGGCAGGAGAAGGCCGTGTCCTCGGTTTGGACCTGTCCTCACGGGGTGCGGCGCTTCGGCGAAACGTGGTCCTGGTCGGCCCGCAGAGCTTCTTGTTCGGAGAGCTGACGGTGGCGGAGAACCTCGAGTTCTGGAAGAGGGCGATGCGCATGGCCGACGAGGACCTGCGCCGGGCCGCCGTGCCGCTCGGACTGGAGCGCATCCCCCTCAGAGCTCGTGTCGACAAGCTCTCGACGGGTCAGCGGCGACGTGTCGAACTGACGCTCGTGGTCGCCCGGAGAGCACCCCTCTGGTTGTTGGACGAGCCCCACGCAGGGCTGGACGTCGAAGGTAGGGGAGTGCTCGACGAACTGGTAGGGCGAGCCGTCGACTCTGGTGCGACGGTGGTGGTCGCTTCTCACGACGCCGACCGCGGCGGCGGCCTTCGGGGTCGTGTCGTGCGCATGGAAGGTGGTGCGGTCGTGGGAGACACGTGCGACGGAGCCGCTTCGGCCGAGTCGGTCGCTCCTTCTACACCGCGAGGGGAGTGGTGA
- a CDS encoding thiol:disulfide interchange protein — protein sequence MKPVRMVALGVAFGAVWLLVLFAGGADKGRVGAEIVGKPVPPVRGRTLDGDRYDIETQRGKWVVVNFFATWCVPCRIEHPEFMEFARRHGRAGDATIVQVVIDDDPEEVARFFRREGRLWPVIVGDTGKIAIEFGMTAVPETYLTSPDGIVVAKWISSITADQLDEAIRRGGSSS from the coding sequence TTGAAGCCCGTCCGCATGGTCGCCCTCGGTGTGGCGTTCGGCGCCGTGTGGCTGCTGGTCCTCTTCGCCGGCGGGGCAGACAAGGGCCGTGTCGGCGCAGAGATCGTGGGGAAGCCGGTCCCGCCGGTCAGGGGCCGCACCCTGGACGGGGATCGATACGACATCGAGACCCAGCGCGGCAAGTGGGTCGTGGTGAACTTCTTCGCCACCTGGTGCGTGCCTTGCAGGATCGAGCATCCGGAGTTCATGGAGTTCGCTCGTCGTCACGGCCGGGCGGGGGATGCGACGATCGTGCAGGTCGTGATAGACGACGACCCAGAGGAGGTAGCACGATTCTTTCGTCGCGAGGGGCGCCTCTGGCCCGTCATAGTCGGTGACACCGGGAAGATCGCGATCGAATTCGGGATGACCGCCGTACCCGAGACATACCTGACATCCCCGGACGGCATCGTGGTGGCGAAGTGGATCAGTTCCATCACGGCGGATCAGCTGGACGAAGCGATCAGGAGGGGAGGTTCGAGCTCATGA
- the mrp gene encoding iron-sulfur cluster carrier protein, whose translation MSISPDRVLELLRPVEDPELRMSIVDLGMVRDVEVSEGSVRLAIALTVAGCPLRAEIDRRVRRALEGAGVGQIDVDFTVMTDEEREELRRRLGAEGGRSPERPQRTIPFSQPGCTTRVLLIASGKGGVGKSSVTTNLAVALAAQGADVAVVDADVWGFSIPRMLGVDRPPVVIDDLLIPPEAHGVRCISMGFFAREDQPVIWRGPMLHKALEQFLADVWWGDLDFLVVDLPPGTGDISISLAQFLPRSEVYVVTTPQPAAQKVAQRAAFMARKVNLDVRGVIENMSWFTTEDGRRYEIFGSGGGEALAKELGVPLVAQIPLVPALREGSDEGSPVVASEPDSEIARAFHELAERIRVELAPKRLHHPDLKFV comes from the coding sequence ATGTCGATCTCGCCAGATCGGGTCCTCGAGCTGCTACGTCCGGTCGAGGATCCCGAGCTTCGCATGTCGATCGTGGACCTCGGGATGGTCAGAGACGTGGAGGTCTCGGAGGGTTCTGTCCGACTCGCCATCGCCCTCACCGTCGCCGGCTGCCCCTTGAGGGCCGAGATAGATCGTCGCGTGCGAAGGGCGCTCGAGGGTGCGGGTGTCGGGCAGATCGACGTCGACTTCACCGTGATGACCGACGAGGAGCGAGAAGAGCTCAGGCGAAGGTTGGGTGCAGAGGGCGGAAGGTCCCCTGAGCGGCCACAGAGGACCATCCCGTTCTCTCAGCCCGGCTGCACGACGAGGGTCCTGCTGATCGCGTCGGGTAAGGGCGGCGTGGGGAAGTCGTCGGTCACTACCAACCTGGCGGTTGCGTTGGCCGCGCAAGGTGCCGACGTGGCCGTCGTGGATGCCGACGTGTGGGGATTCTCGATTCCGCGGATGCTCGGCGTGGACCGCCCACCCGTGGTCATCGACGACCTGCTGATTCCGCCGGAGGCACATGGCGTGCGATGCATATCGATGGGCTTCTTCGCTCGTGAAGACCAGCCGGTCATCTGGCGTGGTCCGATGCTCCACAAGGCTCTAGAGCAGTTCCTCGCCGACGTGTGGTGGGGAGATCTCGACTTTCTCGTGGTCGACCTGCCCCCCGGAACCGGAGACATCTCCATCTCACTGGCGCAGTTCCTGCCACGGAGCGAGGTGTACGTCGTCACGACACCCCAACCCGCGGCCCAGAAGGTCGCCCAACGAGCGGCATTCATGGCCCGCAAGGTGAACCTCGACGTGCGGGGCGTGATCGAGAACATGTCCTGGTTCACCACGGAAGACGGCCGGCGCTACGAGATCTTCGGCTCCGGTGGAGGCGAAGCCTTGGCGAAGGAGCTGGGCGTACCCCTCGTAGCGCAGATACCCCTGGTGCCGGCACTCCGGGAAGGCTCCGACGAGGGGAGCCCTGTCGTGGCCTCTGAGCCGGACTCGGAGATCGCACGGGCCTTCCACGAGTTGGCCGAGCGGATCCGGGTGGAACTGGCTCCCAAGCGCCTGCATCACCCCGACCTGAAGTTCGTCTGA
- a CDS encoding heme exporter protein C — MALLGLVGWVVLAWLGLVASPEDVTQGDSVRIMYVHVPSAIVAFGLFALTAVGSVAYLWKRSAWWDRLAAASAEVGVLFCGLTLVTGMLWGKPTWGVWWTWDARLTTTALLFLLYLGYLAVRSMPGTVEKRSRRSAVVGVVAFADVPVVHFSVDWWRSLHQPATITRLDPTIDGLMLFTLVTGIITFVVTAAWLVTHRFRVEHLALEAEAAEISRELESRKRAVLGEVGGQ, encoded by the coding sequence ATGGCACTTCTCGGTCTCGTCGGCTGGGTGGTACTGGCCTGGCTCGGTCTCGTCGCCAGCCCCGAAGACGTCACCCAGGGCGACAGTGTCAGGATCATGTACGTCCACGTGCCCTCCGCCATCGTCGCCTTCGGCTTGTTCGCCCTCACCGCAGTGGGATCGGTCGCCTACCTGTGGAAGCGCTCCGCTTGGTGGGACCGGCTCGCTGCGGCATCGGCAGAGGTCGGGGTGCTGTTCTGCGGGCTCACCCTGGTCACGGGAATGCTATGGGGCAAGCCGACGTGGGGAGTCTGGTGGACGTGGGACGCTCGTCTCACCACTACGGCACTCCTATTTCTTCTGTATCTCGGCTATCTCGCCGTCCGCAGCATGCCCGGCACCGTGGAGAAGCGGTCCCGTCGCTCTGCGGTCGTCGGCGTGGTCGCCTTCGCAGACGTTCCCGTCGTGCACTTCTCCGTCGACTGGTGGCGCAGCCTGCACCAACCGGCCACGATCACGCGTCTGGACCCGACCATCGACGGTCTGATGCTCTTCACCCTCGTGACCGGGATCATCACCTTCGTCGTGACCGCAGCGTGGCTGGTCACGCATCGCTTCCGGGTCGAGCACCTCGCCTTGGAGGCCGAAGCGGCGGAGATCTCTCGAGAGTTGGAGAGCAGGAAGAGAGCCGTGCTCGGGGAGGTGGGCGGCCAGTGA
- a CDS encoding ArsR family transcriptional regulator, whose amino-acid sequence MDAGSLPPSGFAAAVSAISSVFGDSTRREIYLYVRQREDGATAAEVAREFGLHQNVARHHLDKLAAAGHLEVATVKSSRAGRPSKRYRAVADGPNIELPIRYDDLLLDLLAKSLERLDPAEAQQLAEEVGFSYGRSLAKAMGWDEQRSRSPLAALRIVAEVLTARGFAAHAERSKQRLQIVSENCPFGDLVVSHPVICALDIGLVQGMLSVIHGDTHAAIAASRPMGDRHCVTAVEASTASR is encoded by the coding sequence ATGGACGCCGGGTCCCTTCCCCCATCGGGATTCGCCGCAGCCGTGTCGGCGATTTCATCCGTCTTCGGGGACTCGACCCGGCGCGAGATCTACCTCTACGTGAGGCAGCGGGAGGACGGCGCCACGGCAGCAGAGGTCGCCCGCGAGTTCGGGTTGCACCAGAACGTCGCGCGTCATCATCTTGACAAGCTCGCAGCCGCAGGCCACCTGGAGGTCGCCACGGTGAAGAGTTCACGCGCGGGCAGACCGTCCAAGCGCTATCGGGCCGTCGCCGACGGTCCCAACATCGAGCTCCCCATCCGCTACGACGACCTACTACTGGACCTGTTGGCGAAGTCCCTGGAGAGGTTGGATCCGGCCGAGGCACAGCAGTTGGCAGAAGAAGTCGGGTTCTCCTATGGACGGTCGCTCGCGAAGGCGATGGGCTGGGACGAGCAGCGCAGTCGCTCCCCCCTCGCCGCACTGCGCATAGTCGCCGAGGTGCTCACGGCCCGCGGGTTCGCCGCGCATGCAGAGCGGTCCAAGCAGAGACTGCAGATCGTGTCCGAGAACTGTCCCTTCGGAGACCTCGTGGTGTCCCATCCGGTGATCTGCGCTCTCGACATAGGACTCGTGCAGGGGATGCTTTCGGTGATCCACGGTGACACGCACGCCGCGATCGCGGCATCACGACCGATGGGTGACCGGCACTGCGTGACGGCCGTGGAGGCTTCGACCGCTTCCCGGTGA
- the echA6 gene encoding putative enoyl-CoA hydratase echA6, producing the protein MQERPAGDRALEVLRLASAIMSGDGSQETVRLHPGDRHVVVELCRPERRNAIDRDSAEMLAESLEEAGGSFRVLVLAGAGEHFCAGADLDTVEDPDFPALLRRSLEALRRPDWVTIAAVHGAALGAGTQLAAACDLRVATPGSRFGIPASRLGLMVDAWTVRRLYQTAGGSVAAGLLLGGWELTAEQAKGCGFVHELGDRSVAVGWAERIAAMAPLSLEGHKIGLLAEEGSATREEYEEAFVRAWGSEDLREGLSAFRERRPAEFTGR; encoded by the coding sequence TTGCAGGAGCGGCCCGCAGGAGACCGCGCCCTAGAGGTGCTCCGACTAGCGTCGGCGATCATGAGCGGAGACGGAAGCCAGGAAACGGTGCGCCTACACCCCGGCGACCGCCATGTGGTCGTGGAGCTCTGCCGACCCGAACGGCGCAACGCCATCGACCGGGACTCGGCGGAAATGCTCGCGGAGTCACTGGAGGAGGCCGGGGGGTCTTTTCGAGTGCTGGTCCTCGCCGGAGCGGGCGAACACTTCTGCGCCGGAGCCGATTTGGACACTGTGGAAGATCCCGACTTTCCCGCGCTTCTCCGCAGGTCTCTCGAGGCGCTCCGCAGACCGGACTGGGTGACCATCGCCGCGGTCCATGGAGCTGCTCTGGGGGCGGGCACTCAACTGGCAGCAGCTTGTGACCTGAGGGTGGCCACACCGGGCTCGCGCTTCGGGATACCGGCGTCTCGCCTGGGACTGATGGTTGACGCTTGGACGGTGCGACGCCTCTATCAGACCGCGGGTGGGTCCGTCGCAGCGGGTCTGCTGCTCGGCGGGTGGGAGCTGACGGCCGAGCAGGCCAAGGGTTGCGGGTTCGTCCACGAACTCGGAGATCGTTCGGTGGCCGTCGGGTGGGCAGAACGGATCGCCGCCATGGCGCCCTTGTCTCTCGAGGGACACAAGATCGGTCTTCTCGCAGAGGAGGGATCGGCGACCCGTGAGGAGTACGAGGAGGCATTTGTGCGGGCTTGGGGGAGCGAGGACCTTCGAGAGGGGCTCTCGGCTTTTCGCGAGAGGCGTCCTGCAGAGTTCACGGGTCGCTAG
- a CDS encoding ATP-binding protein, producing the protein MLQRVSRCVADILPSLRWNRAEEEDGAVDVRIGVVYTAKEITLEMPPDADVGALREEIGRMLADEDGVLWLTDRHGRQVGVPVARVAYVEIGSPDSERRIGFASA; encoded by the coding sequence GTGCTACAGCGCGTGAGTCGATGCGTCGCGGACATACTCCCTTCCCTACGATGGAATCGGGCCGAGGAGGAAGACGGAGCAGTGGACGTTCGTATCGGAGTCGTGTACACGGCCAAGGAGATCACGCTCGAGATGCCGCCCGACGCCGACGTCGGCGCCTTGAGGGAGGAGATCGGCCGGATGCTCGCCGACGAAGACGGTGTCTTGTGGCTCACGGATAGACACGGCCGACAGGTCGGTGTTCCCGTCGCCCGTGTCGCCTATGTCGAGATCGGCAGTCCGGACTCCGAGAGAAGGATCGGGTTCGCCTCGGCATGA